A window of Desulfovibrio oxyclinae DSM 11498 genomic DNA:
CTCTACGAGCTGTTTCTGCGGATGCTTGGAGTCAGCTAACTATGGGCGTATCTTTTGATATTCAGATCTCTATCAGCCTGCCGGCGCTCGCTTCCCTTTCAGGCCATACTTTGCTTCAAATAAATCAATCCAATCACTATGGATATTATGGCGTTTGATTTCCGCGACCAAATCCTGAACGGTCACCCTCCCTATCCTGTCACGGTACTGGTCGGGTATAGACTCAAGCAAGAAAGGCCAGAGCCCGGCCTGCTCTCCATCGCCATCCCTTTCCTTCACGTAAGCAGGGTTTCTGGAATCATGCAGCAGGAGAAAACTGCCCCCCAGATGAAGAGCGAACATCGCCTCCCGGAAGAACTGATAATAACTGACGAATGGACATATCCGACCTTGTAAAAGCGGTGACTCTGTCATTCCCAGTTCTTTCATTCTCTGCCAGTAGGCTCTCCCTATGTGATGAAGATAACACTCCGAAAAACGATCAGGACTCGGATTTCTTCCTGCGCAGTCTCCCCGTGAAAAAACGGAACACCCACCGAATCCGCTTTCCGCGAACTTTGCCTCTATGAAGACCGCATTGCCAGAATCTCCATGCAGGCAGGCGTCTATGGATGTCGGCTGTCCCGCGTCCTCATTGAAAACCGAGCGGTCGTCGAACTCGAAAGTTAGATCAACATTTCCGACGGGGCCTTTGATGCCAGCAGCTGCCACCATGTTCTCAAGTGGAGTCAGGTCACCCCTCACCTTAAGCGGCCCCAAAAGATTAAACAACATGGCCTGACTGCTCAGACCGTGATGCAAATACTTGTGGAGAGGAAAGCAGGTCCTTTCCTGTTCGTGCTGTTCTTTAGTGCTCTGGATATACTCCACCACTTGATCAGAGATGATATTGCCAGGCCAGCTTTCCCGCCCACCGCTCAGGCAGTAGGGCCTTTTGGCGGCAGTTGCATATTCTTTATCTTCAAACCATTTTTCCGCAGCAGCTCGAACCTCACTCTGAAAGGCGCTATAGAGCTTATAATGCCAACTTTTCCTCAAGCCTTTGCTGTTTTTGGCAGTCATATCCAGCCCAATAGTAATGTTATAAGGTCATCAGGGTAACGAATCATCACTGTCCAGAATAGAAAAGCAGACAGCACTTCTCATATAAAAACGGGCAGCTGATTCTTGCGCACCCAAGCCGACATTGACACTCGCTCATGCCCCCCTGCTATGGCGGAGTTGGTATGATTCTACAGGGGCCTTTTCAGCCCCCTACGAATTGATGCCCAGATCCTTCATCTTTTTCCAGAGAACCTTGCGGCTGATGCCGAGCTGCTCGGCGGCGAGCTGTTTTCTGTTGCCGGTCTGTTCCAGTGCGTGGATGATGCGCTCGCGTTCGTACTGGCGCACGCCGTCCTCAAGACCCACGGTATCTTCCACGCACCCCGGAGCGGCGGGCGGTTCCTCACCCCGCACCCGCTGCGGCAGATGCCCGAGGCGAACCACACCCTCCTGCGTGAGCAGCACGGAGCGCTCCACGATATTGCGCAATTCCCTGATATTGCCCGGATAGTCATAGCTCAGCAGGGCGTTCTGGGCCTTGGGCGAGATGGTGATGCCTTCCTTGCCGTGTCGCGCTCCGTAGAGTTGCAGGAAGTGCTGCATGAGCTTGATGATGTCGTCTCCGCGTTCGCTGAGCGGAGGCAGCGTAATGGGCACCACATTGATTCGGTAGTAGAGGTCTTCGCGGAAAGCTCCTTCTTCAAGCGCCGCGTCAAGGTCCTTGGCTGTGGCAAAGACCGTGCGCACCTCCACCCTGATGGGTGTGTTGCCCCCCACGCGGGTGATCTCCCCGTCTTCCAGAACGCGCAACAGCTTGGCCTGAAGCGAAAGCGGCATGTCCCCGATTTCATCAAAGAAAAAGGTTCCGCCGTTGGCAGCCTCGAACTTGCCCACCCGCCGCTTGTGCGCGCCGGTAAACGCTCCCTTCTCATGCCCGAACAGTTCCGATTCCAACAGGTGCTCCGGCAGCGCAGAGCAGTTGATCTTGATGAATTCGCAGTCGTTTCGGGCGCTCAGGTTGTGCAGAGCATTGGCCACCAGCTCCTTGCCGGTGCCGCTCGGCCCCAGAACAAGCACCGGAGTACAGGCGTCGGCAATAGCCCGGATCCGCTCGAACACCGGCTGCATGGCCTGCCCGCCGATCATCTCGTCCAGCCCGGCGCTGGTCTTGAACTGGACGTTTTCGCGCTTGAGCTCGCGGTAATTGAAAAACCGCTCCACGGCGATGAGCAGCCCTTCGTTGCTGAAGGGCTTGCAGAGAAAATCGAAGGCGCCCTGTCGCATGGCCTTCACGGCCAGCTCAATTTCGGGGAAGGCAGTGATGAGCATGGTCCCGGTTCCGGGATACAGCTCTTTGACCCGCCCCAGCAGATCGAGCCCGGAGATGCCCGGCAGGCGCATGTCCGTGATGAGCAGGTCAAAGCTGCGTTCCGTCATGGCCTGTAGCGCGCTGTCCGCATCCTCGTAGGATTCCACGGAATATCCTTCCGCCGTGAGTGTGTGCTGAATCCCGATGCGGATGGAGAGTTCGTCCTCCACAACTAAAACATTCCGACTCATCTATCCTTCTCCCTGCGCGGCAGATGTATGGCGAACACGCTGCCCTCTTTGTCCGATTTGGCCAGAACAAGCCTGCCGCCGTGCTGCTCGGTGAGCGACTTTGCCAGCGCCAGCCCGAGTCCGGTGCCCTCGCCCACGTCCTTGGTGGTGTAGAACGGATCGAAAATTCGTTCGCGTATTTCTTCCGGGATGCCGGGCCCGGTATCCGAAATCATCAGGGTGAGCCAGTCCTTCTCGGCGTAGCCTTCGATGATGATGGAGCCGCCCTCGGGCGTGGCGTGCACCGCGTTCACCAGCAGGTTGACGACCACCTGCTGCATCTTCGCGCTGTCCATGGGAACCTGCGGAAGCTCATCCGGCAGGGTCACTTCAATGCGCACATGACGTTTCCTGCTGAACAGCTCAAGCAGCGAAACGCTTTTGCGAACCACGTCCTCCACATCGGCGGGCTGAATCACCAGCGACGACTGGCGCGAGTAGTCCAGCAGGTCCCGCATAATCTTGCGAATACGCTCAATGCCGGAATGGATGACCTCGATGTGCTGCTCCCGGGCCTGCTCGTCAAGTTCTCCCTTGGTCAGGTTGTTGAAGCACAGAATGACCCCGCCGAGGGGATTGTTGATTTCGTGCGCGATGCTCGCTGTAAGCTTGCCGATGGTCGCCATCTTCTCGGTGTGGAACATCTGCTCTTCCGCTCTGGCGCGCTCCTCTTCCTCGTCACGAAGCCGGCGAACCATCCACGCGAAACTCTGCTGAAGCTGGCCAATTTCGTCCTTGCGTGCGGGCAGCTCCGGGAAAGGTCGTGAAAAATCCTTGTTCACGGTGAACCGTTCCATGGCCCCGGAAAGCTTCTTGAGCGCCTTGACCTGAAAATGAATGACGATCCCGACCAATAGTGCGGAGATCAGCAGGCACAGCCCGGCGATGAGCAGAATTTCGTTCCGCGCGGAAACCCTTGAGCGCTCGATGTTCTCCAGCGAAAAGACGAGACGACAGTAGCCCCAGCGCTTGGACTCGATGGCCAGCGGCATGGAAACGGCGAGGGCGGCGTCATAGCCCTCCCCGACAACCACCGTGCGCAGTCCGGACAACCCCTTGAGCTGTCCGACGTCTTCCCACGCCTCGGAGCGGCTGTTGTTCGCCACCACTTCCCCGCGCTTGTCGAGCACCGCGAAGGCCAGAATCCTCGGGTCGGTGCGCATGACATCGGAGACATAGTAGGAGAGGTAGTCCACCATGTCCGTCTCGTCGAGCATCTCCAACTCTTCGTAGATAAAGGTGTTGGTGAAGACGATGGCGGAGGCCTTTGTCAGCGACACCGCCTGCTGCCGTGCAGTCTTCATGAGCAGCTCACGCTCTTTTTCGAGCATGGAATAGGCGGTGGCGAAAATAGCGCCTGAGATGCACAGCAAGACTATCGCGATGGATCGAAACCGCAGTCCTCCGGGGAGAGCCATCCCTACCCCCCGTACCCGTACCGGGCGGCGCATTGGAGCAGGTCCCGGACCTTGGAGTAATCGGAGTCGGCAACCGAGACGAACCCGTTGCGCAGCAGCGGACTCCATCCTTCAGCCTTGGAACGCAGTTCAGGCGAGGAATAATCCATCCCCAGCAGAAACTGCCTGAAACGCTCGACCCTCGGAATCCCCGGCGCTCTGGCGGCAAAGACGAATCCCGGATGCGACGGGGTGCGGGCAAGGGTTTTCAACCCTTCCCCGGCAAACCGCATGAACGTGGACGCCGAAACCGCTCCTGCGTCATAGTTGCCCCGGAGCACTGCCCGGACAACGGCCTCGTGGGTGCGCAGATTCTCCGCCTTGACGAAATCGGCGCGCTCCACGCCGTTTTTTCCGAGAAAGCACAGAGGGTGCAGATAGCCGGAGGTGGAATGACGGGAGGCAAAGGCGAAACGTTTGCCCCGCAGGTCCTTCAGGGTGGCAATGCTCCCGCCGGTTTCGCGGGTGAAAATGACGGTGCGATTCGTGGGGGTCCCGTCGCCTGAAAGGACACCGCACAGGGGCGTGATGTCGGCGGAAGCCCGGCGTGCTTCGAGGTAGGACAGCCCGCCCAGCAGAGCCACGTCTATCTCGTCATCCAGCAGATCCCGGATGATGCTCTCGTAGTCCTTGGCGAGCACAAGCTCGACGGTCAGCTCGGAGTGTTCGGAAACATGGTCGGTGAACGGCAGGTACTGCCGATACATCATGAGCGGATGACTCAGGGTGATGACGCCCAGCCGCAACGGGTCGCCGGAACCCAAGGCAGGGGTTGATGCGACCAGCAACAGCAGCATTAGGGCCAGAATACGCGCCAGCCTTGTCATCCGTTTAGCGACTCCCGGGAGTTAGAATACCTTCCTGACCTGACACGGCACCTTCCGCGTGAGGCAGTGCGAAAGACTGAACGGGTTGAATCGTTTCCGTTCCCCGCCGATCACCAGAAGCTCGGAGCGCGTCTCGCGCACATGCTTCGTGATGCAATATAAGGGAGCATCCCATTCTATGTACAGTTCATAATCCACGTTCAGGGCCTCGGCTTTGGCGGTTACGCGCTCCAGCCGCTGCCGGACGTCATATTCCTCCTGCCTTCGGGCGTGAATGATGAAATCGCTCCGGTCGCCCTCGGTGGCAAGCGAGTCCACCTGACCGTAATGGCTCAGGTCGGATTCCACCACATGCACGATACCGAGTGTGGCAGCGTTTTCCGCGCAGTAGGAAAGCGCAAACTCTTCGGCCTTGAGACAGTTGTCCCTGCCGGTGGTGGCCAGCAGGACGTTTTTCGTTCCGGATGCAACCGCTGCGTCTGACTGCATGGTCGATCCCTCCCTGTGAAGATGCACCGGCAGCCGCATGTTTTTCGGGGCTGCCGGTGCAAGAAAATATTTATGGAGCCGCACCGTCGGTTGTGCGGCTCCACCTGGACCTCGTTTAACTGTTCATTGCAATGGCAACGAAGACCAACCCTATACCGAGCAAGCAGACCATGAGGTCCTGCTTGCGACTGGAGGAGAGACGTTTCAGATAACTCAGCATGGCGTAATACTCCCTGCTTATCAGTTGATGAAGTACAGAACCGCGAGCAGCGCCAGCCCCGCCTTGAGAGACGCGACGGTGAAGCCCACGACAAATCCGGACACGCCCGCGGCCTTCAGGTCGGACAAGCGCGTGGTCAGGCCGATGCTGGCGAAACCAAGAAGGAACGCCCATTCCATGAAGCCCTTGGCGGTTTTGACGGCGGGATCGCTCAGCATGCCCATGGTGTTCATCATGACCACGGCGAGGAAGCCGAGGACGAATACGGGGAACTTGGACAGGATGATCTGCTTCTTGTTCACCGGCTCGCAGGACAGGCTTGATTCGCGCTGGCAGGCCATGAGCGTCAGCATCAGCACGATGAACGGCAGGAATATGACCCGGCCGATATTGTACACGCCCGCAATGATCCCGGCCTCGTCGCTGAATCCGAATCCGGCTGCCAGCACCTGTGCGGAGTTGATGATGCCCACGCCGGAGAATGCGCCGTACTGGGCATCGGAAAGATTCAGCAGCTGCCCCAGCGGAGGGAAGACGATCAGCGCCAGCAGGCCGAACATCAGCACCACCGCGATGGAGTAGGCCATTTCCTCTTTCTTGGCGTTGACGGCCGGGGCCACGGCGATGGTCGCCGAGACACCGCACACTGAAAGTCCGGCCGCGAGACATGCCGTCAGGGACGTGGGCATGTTGACCTTCTTGCCGACCCACATGAGCACGATCGCGGACATGAAAAGGAAGAAGAAGATCATGCCCAGTGCCTGTCCGCCCACGGTCACCAGCCCCGCGAGGGAATACTTGGCTCCCATGACCACGATGCCGGTCTTGGTGAGAATGGTCGAAAAGCGAAGCCCCGGA
This region includes:
- a CDS encoding PGN_0703 family putative restriction endonuclease, translating into MTAKNSKGLRKSWHYKLYSAFQSEVRAAAEKWFEDKEYATAAKRPYCLSGGRESWPGNIISDQVVEYIQSTKEQHEQERTCFPLHKYLHHGLSSQAMLFNLLGPLKVRGDLTPLENMVAAAGIKGPVGNVDLTFEFDDRSVFNEDAGQPTSIDACLHGDSGNAVFIEAKFAESGFGGCSVFSRGDCAGRNPSPDRFSECYLHHIGRAYWQRMKELGMTESPLLQGRICPFVSYYQFFREAMFALHLGGSFLLLHDSRNPAYVKERDGDGEQAGLWPFLLESIPDQYRDRIGRVTVQDLVAEIKRHNIHSDWIDLFEAKYGLKGKRAPAG
- a CDS encoding sensor histidine kinase, which encodes MALPGGLRFRSIAIVLLCISGAIFATAYSMLEKERELLMKTARQQAVSLTKASAIVFTNTFIYEELEMLDETDMVDYLSYYVSDVMRTDPRILAFAVLDKRGEVVANNSRSEAWEDVGQLKGLSGLRTVVVGEGYDAALAVSMPLAIESKRWGYCRLVFSLENIERSRVSARNEILLIAGLCLLISALLVGIVIHFQVKALKKLSGAMERFTVNKDFSRPFPELPARKDEIGQLQQSFAWMVRRLRDEEEERARAEEQMFHTEKMATIGKLTASIAHEINNPLGGVILCFNNLTKGELDEQAREQHIEVIHSGIERIRKIMRDLLDYSRQSSLVIQPADVEDVVRKSVSLLELFSRKRHVRIEVTLPDELPQVPMDSAKMQQVVVNLLVNAVHATPEGGSIIIEGYAEKDWLTLMISDTGPGIPEEIRERIFDPFYTTKDVGEGTGLGLALAKSLTEQHGGRLVLAKSDKEGSVFAIHLPRREKDR
- a CDS encoding YeiH family protein, giving the protein MSNNYASANGAPLPRTFAQEVIDSLPGLFLVIAVAVGAHQAAPMLKNYEFFQKYLTLKDFILAIIVGIAIRNTVGVPQIMRPGLRFSTILTKTGIVVMGAKYSLAGLVTVGGQALGMIFFFLFMSAIVLMWVGKKVNMPTSLTACLAAGLSVCGVSATIAVAPAVNAKKEEMAYSIAVVLMFGLLALIVFPPLGQLLNLSDAQYGAFSGVGIINSAQVLAAGFGFSDEAGIIAGVYNIGRVIFLPFIVLMLTLMACQRESSLSCEPVNKKQIILSKFPVFVLGFLAVVMMNTMGMLSDPAVKTAKGFMEWAFLLGFASIGLTTRLSDLKAAGVSGFVVGFTVASLKAGLALLAVLYFIN
- a CDS encoding universal stress protein translates to MQSDAAVASGTKNVLLATTGRDNCLKAEEFALSYCAENAATLGIVHVVESDLSHYGQVDSLATEGDRSDFIIHARRQEEYDVRQRLERVTAKAEALNVDYELYIEWDAPLYCITKHVRETRSELLVIGGERKRFNPFSLSHCLTRKVPCQVRKVF
- a CDS encoding sigma-54-dependent transcriptional regulator: MSRNVLVVEDELSIRIGIQHTLTAEGYSVESYEDADSALQAMTERSFDLLITDMRLPGISGLDLLGRVKELYPGTGTMLITAFPEIELAVKAMRQGAFDFLCKPFSNEGLLIAVERFFNYRELKRENVQFKTSAGLDEMIGGQAMQPVFERIRAIADACTPVLVLGPSGTGKELVANALHNLSARNDCEFIKINCSALPEHLLESELFGHEKGAFTGAHKRRVGKFEAANGGTFFFDEIGDMPLSLQAKLLRVLEDGEITRVGGNTPIRVEVRTVFATAKDLDAALEEGAFREDLYYRINVVPITLPPLSERGDDIIKLMQHFLQLYGARHGKEGITISPKAQNALLSYDYPGNIRELRNIVERSVLLTQEGVVRLGHLPQRVRGEEPPAAPGCVEDTVGLEDGVRQYERERIIHALEQTGNRKQLAAEQLGISRKVLWKKMKDLGINS
- the phnD gene encoding phosphate/phosphite/phosphonate ABC transporter substrate-binding protein, giving the protein MTRLARILALMLLLLVASTPALGSGDPLRLGVITLSHPLMMYRQYLPFTDHVSEHSELTVELVLAKDYESIIRDLLDDEIDVALLGGLSYLEARRASADITPLCGVLSGDGTPTNRTVIFTRETGGSIATLKDLRGKRFAFASRHSTSGYLHPLCFLGKNGVERADFVKAENLRTHEAVVRAVLRGNYDAGAVSASTFMRFAGEGLKTLARTPSHPGFVFAARAPGIPRVERFRQFLLGMDYSSPELRSKAEGWSPLLRNGFVSVADSDYSKVRDLLQCAARYGYGG